One genomic region from Candidatus Ryanbacteria bacterium CG10_big_fil_rev_8_21_14_0_10_43_42 encodes:
- the rny gene encoding ribonuclease Y → MNTVTVGIAVVALLLGGGVGYGLRHLLMQQRRNSIELKIRQMLLDAKTEAKEALLEAKNKAVKIIEDATAESKREEEKIRRLEERVQRREEVMDKKYEDIERETQSLKEKTEKITEAKERITAIEEKRRVELERITGLSPETARDELLAATEKKYEEDILLRMQKLERSGNEALERKSKDILAAIIHRLGSSAASEFTTLTVPIPSEDIKGKIIGREGRNIRTLERAAGVEIIVDDTPGAIIISGFDPVRRHIAKMALETLISDGRIQPARIEEVVDKARADMEKLIKKAGEEAAYEIGIFDLDARLLQLLGRLKFRTSYGQNVLQHSVEMAHLSGMLASELGGDVAIAKKGALLHDIGKAVDHEVQGTHVEIGRRILQKFNADNRIIQAMQSHHEEYPYETLESIIVQVADAISAGRPGARRDTVENYLKRLGELENIANSFDGVEKAYAIQAGREIRIFVSPESISDLDAKKMARTIADRVEAELKYPGEIKVNVIRETRTIEYAR, encoded by the coding sequence ATGAACACGGTAACCGTAGGAATTGCGGTAGTAGCTCTTCTGTTGGGAGGAGGAGTTGGCTATGGTCTTCGCCATCTTCTCATGCAACAGAGACGTAATTCCATTGAACTCAAGATCAGACAAATGCTCCTTGATGCGAAGACGGAGGCAAAAGAAGCACTTCTGGAAGCAAAAAATAAAGCGGTGAAAATCATAGAAGACGCTACCGCGGAATCAAAACGAGAAGAGGAAAAAATCCGCCGCCTTGAAGAACGCGTTCAAAGGCGCGAGGAGGTAATGGATAAAAAATATGAAGATATTGAGCGCGAAACACAATCACTGAAGGAAAAAACCGAAAAAATAACGGAAGCGAAGGAGCGCATTACCGCCATCGAGGAAAAACGCCGCGTTGAACTGGAACGCATTACCGGACTTTCCCCCGAAACGGCGCGCGATGAATTACTGGCGGCAACCGAAAAAAAGTATGAAGAGGATATTCTCCTTCGTATGCAAAAACTCGAACGCTCCGGTAATGAAGCACTCGAACGTAAATCGAAGGATATTCTGGCCGCCATTATTCATCGTCTTGGCTCTTCCGCGGCATCCGAATTTACAACGCTCACCGTACCTATTCCGTCCGAAGACATTAAGGGGAAAATTATCGGGCGCGAAGGTCGTAATATCCGTACCCTTGAACGCGCCGCCGGTGTTGAGATTATCGTTGACGATACTCCGGGAGCTATTATCATTTCCGGCTTTGATCCGGTACGCCGACATATAGCAAAAATGGCTCTGGAAACACTTATATCAGACGGGCGCATTCAGCCGGCGCGTATCGAAGAGGTGGTAGATAAAGCACGAGCGGACATGGAAAAACTCATTAAAAAAGCGGGGGAAGAAGCGGCGTATGAGATTGGTATATTTGACCTAGATGCACGACTTTTACAGCTTTTGGGACGACTTAAGTTCCGTACCAGCTACGGACAAAACGTTCTTCAGCATTCCGTTGAAATGGCGCATCTGTCCGGTATGCTTGCTTCCGAACTGGGTGGAGACGTCGCTATTGCTAAAAAAGGTGCTTTGTTGCACGATATAGGAAAGGCGGTTGATCATGAAGTACAAGGTACGCATGTGGAAATAGGGCGACGCATTCTACAAAAGTTTAATGCCGATAACCGTATTATACAGGCCATGCAATCGCATCATGAGGAATATCCTTATGAAACACTGGAATCCATTATCGTACAGGTTGCTGATGCTATATCAGCCGGCAGGCCCGGAGCCCGCCGCGACACCGTGGAAAACTATCTAAAACGCCTGGGCGAGCTTGAAAACATAGCAAATTCATTTGATGGTGTTGAAAAGGCATATGCCATCCAGGCAGGACGCGAAATTCGTATTTTTGTATCTCCCGAAAGTATTTCCGATCTTGATGCCAAAAAAATGGCGCGTACCATTGCTGATCGCGTGGAAGCCGAATTAAAATATCCGGGTGAGATTAAGGTAAATGTCATCCGCGAAACACGCACTATTGAATATGCCCGGTAA